In one Zymobacter palmae genomic region, the following are encoded:
- a CDS encoding DUF4168 domain-containing protein, with amino-acid sequence MKRTTAILSAALLSSGILAAAPSVMAAPAPQAASQQSGAVAANFTDQQLQDFSSAAVKISEITQTYTPQLQKAGDDAQQHESILREANSKMIKAVESSGLQVEEFNRIGQAIQQDPQLLKRVQAMAQPRK; translated from the coding sequence ATGAAACGGACGACCGCTATTCTGTCAGCGGCACTGCTCTCTTCGGGTATTCTGGCAGCCGCACCGAGTGTCATGGCGGCACCTGCCCCCCAAGCCGCTAGCCAGCAGAGCGGTGCTGTGGCCGCGAACTTCACTGACCAGCAACTGCAGGACTTCTCTTCTGCAGCGGTCAAGATCTCCGAGATCACTCAGACTTATACGCCGCAGTTGCAGAAAGCGGGTGATGATGCTCAGCAGCATGAAAGCATCCTGCGTGAAGCCAACAGCAAGATGATCAAAGCGGTTGAAAGTTCCGGTCTTCAGGTGGAAGAGTTCAATCGCATTGGCCAGGCGATCCAGCAGGATCCACAGTTGCTGAAGCGCGTACAGGCCATGGCCCAGCCGCGCAAGTAA
- the pcsA gene encoding phosphatidylcholine synthase: MFSSTTSNTSDVWKAWGVHAITASGVVLGLMAALALFQGQAVQCLLWLGAAMMVDGIDGTLARRYRVKEVLPHFDGSILDMVIDYLTWAFIPAVFIFTFIPLPAGWGLLATIIILLSSMFCFCNVHMKSQDNYFVGFPAAWNILAMYLFVLQLPAWCSFAIIIVLAVLTVTKVKFLHPFRVQTLMSLNIIVTLLWCVCATVLVCGIDFYPSVMKWLWLATSLYFAGMCGWRTAIEWRQR, translated from the coding sequence ATGTTTTCTTCTACCACGTCGAATACCAGTGATGTCTGGAAGGCGTGGGGAGTGCATGCTATTACTGCCAGCGGGGTTGTGCTGGGGTTGATGGCGGCCTTGGCCCTGTTTCAGGGGCAGGCGGTGCAGTGTTTGCTGTGGCTGGGCGCCGCCATGATGGTTGATGGCATCGACGGTACGCTGGCGCGTCGCTACCGGGTCAAGGAAGTGCTGCCGCATTTCGATGGCTCAATTCTGGACATGGTCATCGACTATCTGACCTGGGCTTTCATTCCTGCCGTGTTCATCTTTACCTTTATTCCGTTGCCGGCTGGCTGGGGACTATTGGCGACCATCATCATTTTGCTGTCGTCAATGTTCTGTTTTTGCAACGTGCATATGAAAAGCCAAGACAACTATTTCGTCGGCTTCCCGGCCGCCTGGAATATCTTGGCCATGTACCTGTTCGTGTTGCAGCTGCCAGCTTGGTGCTCGTTCGCTATCATCATAGTGCTGGCCGTGCTAACCGTGACCAAGGTCAAATTCTTGCACCCGTTTCGCGTTCAGACACTGATGTCTCTGAACATCATTGTCACGCTGCTGTGGTGTGTGTGTGCCACCGTACTGGTATGCGGTATCGACTTCTACCCCAGTGTAATGAAATGGCTGTGGCTGGCTACCTCACTGTACTTTGCCGGCATGTGTGGTTGGCGTACTGCCATCGAATGGCGGCAGCGCTAA
- a CDS encoding serine acetyltransferase: protein MASPRYAHLKRCLKAEVLRKRPAFSWWAIAGRLLCEKEKRFYFLWRLAEYLHTSPSRAQHWLAQKITHRLYYAYGCDIELGTCIGPGLRIRHYSGIVINKHAHIGANCTLRQNTTIGAASPDISRITLGDNVSVGANVCIVGDNLQIGNNVTIGAAAFINKNIADNSVCYSRHVLVIREKELGEQTL, encoded by the coding sequence GTGGCCTCCCCCCGCTATGCTCACCTGAAGCGCTGCCTGAAGGCCGAAGTGCTAAGAAAGCGCCCCGCATTCTCCTGGTGGGCAATTGCCGGGCGACTGCTTTGTGAGAAGGAAAAGCGCTTCTATTTTCTCTGGCGGCTCGCCGAATACCTCCACACGTCCCCTTCCCGCGCGCAACACTGGTTGGCGCAGAAGATTACCCACCGCCTCTACTATGCCTATGGCTGTGATATCGAACTGGGAACCTGTATCGGTCCCGGACTGCGTATCCGCCACTACAGTGGCATCGTCATCAACAAACACGCCCATATCGGTGCAAACTGCACCCTGCGCCAGAACACCACCATCGGCGCAGCCTCACCCGATATCAGCCGTATCACACTGGGCGATAACGTGTCGGTAGGCGCAAACGTCTGCATTGTCGGAGACAATCTCCAGATAGGCAATAACGTCACCATCGGTGCGGCGGCCTTCATCAACAAGAACATTGCTGACAACAGTGTCTGCTACTCAAGGCATGTGCTAGTAATTCGCGAAAAAGAACTGGGCGAGCAAACCCTATAG
- the rlmM gene encoding 23S rRNA (cytidine(2498)-2'-O)-methyltransferase RlmM: protein MSESSSLVPNAWLLYCRPGFEHDLVAELCTKLEAKGSDAVDRLEWQMDPFSGYVCASLPAGEPANVLHQALRLNHLIFARQTLVALPPLTALAPDDRIGPIVEQVLASGWSFESICSEQPDTNEGKALSGLGKALQRPLESVLRKRGALKRRAGKRQLHLFWTAGNAVQVAMSFPGNRSEFPNGIRHLRFPHEAPSRSTLKLEEAWHEFLPRDRWEDALYDGAMAADLGAAPGGWTYQLVQKGMHVYAIDNGPMSPALMKTGQVEHLREDGFVWTPPVPLQWLVCDIVDRPERVIRMIERWLLSRWCRFSVFNLKLPMNRRWEEVSMCLDGLEERLNEAGITHVMRCRHLYHDREEVTVFVELMD from the coding sequence ATGTCTGAGTCCTCTTCTTTGGTGCCCAATGCGTGGCTGCTGTACTGCCGCCCGGGGTTCGAACATGACCTGGTTGCCGAGCTGTGTACAAAGCTAGAGGCAAAGGGCAGTGACGCTGTCGACCGCCTTGAGTGGCAGATGGATCCCTTCAGCGGCTATGTATGTGCAAGCCTGCCCGCGGGCGAACCTGCCAACGTGCTGCATCAGGCGTTGCGGTTGAACCATCTGATTTTTGCCCGTCAGACACTGGTGGCATTGCCGCCATTGACCGCTCTGGCACCGGATGACCGTATTGGACCGATTGTCGAGCAGGTACTGGCCAGTGGTTGGAGCTTCGAGTCGATTTGCTCTGAACAGCCCGACACCAATGAAGGCAAAGCGCTGTCTGGGCTGGGGAAAGCACTACAGCGTCCGCTGGAAAGCGTGCTGCGCAAGCGGGGCGCCCTCAAGCGGCGGGCGGGCAAGCGCCAGTTGCACCTGTTCTGGACTGCCGGTAATGCCGTTCAGGTGGCCATGAGTTTTCCCGGCAATCGCAGTGAATTCCCCAATGGCATTCGTCATCTGCGTTTCCCGCACGAAGCGCCCAGCCGTTCAACGCTCAAGCTGGAAGAGGCTTGGCATGAGTTCCTGCCGCGTGATCGCTGGGAGGACGCGCTGTATGATGGTGCTATGGCCGCAGACCTTGGGGCGGCACCTGGAGGCTGGACCTATCAGCTGGTACAGAAGGGTATGCATGTCTATGCCATCGACAATGGTCCCATGTCACCTGCACTGATGAAGACCGGACAGGTCGAGCACCTACGCGAAGACGGTTTCGTGTGGACACCGCCCGTGCCGCTGCAATGGCTGGTGTGCGATATCGTTGATCGCCCCGAACGCGTCATCCGTATGATTGAGCGCTGGCTATTGTCGCGTTGGTGCCGCTTCTCTGTGTTCAACCTCAAGCTGCCCATGAATCGCCGTTGGGAAGAAGTGTCGATGTGTCTTGACGGTCTGGAAGAACGCTTGAATGAGGCGGGCATAACGCATGTGATGCGCTGCCGCCACTTGTACCACGACCGTGAAGAAGTGACCGTTTTCGTCGAACTGATGGATTAA
- the pyrB gene encoding aspartate carbamoyltransferase gives MTPHLLSVDDLNLDALDELFSIAERLEPVARRQKVTRILEGAVLGNLFFEASTRTRISFNTAFCRLGGTVCDTTGFTFSSMAKGESLADTSRVIAGYVDAIVMRHPDRGSVAEFASAINVPVINGGDGPGEHPSQALLDLYTIRKEFARIGKTIAGAHILMTGDLKYGRTVHSLAKLLSLHAPMHFTLVAPPSLEMPVNLIEMLMARGHRVDILDSLDDVTTAIDVVYATRIQKERFTEEMHDVFSGRPEAYHVNRAFMDRRATPQTIIMHPLPRDSRPGAHDLSTDLDTDPRLAIFRQTDNGIPVRMAIFAKLLEVDHLIEGSLRDVTWKVPPRLGVNDRV, from the coding sequence ATGACTCCTCATCTCCTCTCCGTCGATGACCTTAACTTGGATGCTTTGGACGAGCTGTTCTCGATTGCCGAACGGCTGGAACCTGTCGCGCGCCGCCAGAAGGTCACTCGCATACTGGAAGGGGCCGTACTGGGTAACCTGTTTTTCGAAGCCAGTACGCGTACACGTATCAGTTTTAACACCGCCTTCTGTCGCTTGGGTGGCACAGTATGCGATACCACTGGCTTCACCTTCTCCTCAATGGCCAAGGGGGAATCGCTGGCCGATACCAGCCGCGTGATTGCAGGCTACGTGGATGCCATCGTGATGCGCCACCCCGATCGCGGCTCGGTGGCTGAGTTCGCAAGCGCGATCAATGTGCCGGTCATCAACGGCGGTGACGGCCCGGGCGAACACCCGAGCCAAGCACTGCTCGATCTTTATACGATCCGCAAGGAGTTCGCGCGCATCGGTAAGACAATCGCTGGTGCGCATATTCTGATGACGGGCGACCTAAAATACGGACGCACCGTGCACTCGCTGGCCAAGCTACTCTCGCTGCACGCCCCGATGCACTTCACGCTCGTGGCGCCACCATCGCTCGAAATGCCCGTCAACCTAATCGAGATGTTGATGGCCCGCGGACACCGCGTCGACATTCTCGACAGCCTTGATGACGTAACGACCGCCATTGATGTGGTATATGCGACCCGCATACAGAAAGAACGCTTTACTGAAGAGATGCACGATGTATTCTCCGGCCGCCCAGAGGCCTACCATGTCAATCGTGCGTTTATGGATCGCCGCGCTACGCCGCAGACCATCATCATGCACCCGCTGCCGCGCGACAGCCGCCCTGGCGCTCACGACCTTTCCACCGACCTGGATACCGACCCTCGTCTGGCCATCTTCCGCCAGACCGACAACGGTATTCCCGTGCGCATGGCCATCTTCGCCAAACTGCTGGAAGTCGATCACCTGATCGAAGGCAGCCTGCGTGACGTCACTTGGAAAGTACCCCCACGTCTGGGTGTCAATGACCGCGTCTAA
- the fghA gene encoding S-formylglutathione hydrolase, protein MTERNAVPLPLQDVTPTSDALECIEAHVSAGGSYRRYRHASKALGCDMTFGIFLPPQAVDALCPVVWWLSGLTCTDENFMQKAGAHRVAAERGIILVCPDTSPRDTGIESDDDPLYLGAGAGFYLNATQAPWQAHYRMFDYVTEELPELIRQNFPVAKRCSIMGHSMGGLGALVCGLRLRDRYCAISAFAPMAHPSSAPWGQAAFSAYLGNDPTLWLDYDPCVLVQEELSPADAIPILIDQGDADPYLDEQLCAEDFRDACLSANYPLTLRYQAGYDHSYFFVASFIEEHLHHHADALSKEDDTF, encoded by the coding sequence ATGACCGAACGCAATGCAGTGCCTCTTCCCCTTCAGGATGTAACGCCGACCAGCGACGCGCTGGAGTGCATCGAAGCACATGTCAGCGCGGGCGGAAGTTACCGGCGCTATCGCCACGCCTCTAAGGCGTTGGGCTGTGATATGACGTTCGGTATCTTTTTGCCACCGCAGGCGGTTGATGCCCTTTGCCCAGTGGTCTGGTGGTTGTCGGGGCTTACCTGCACAGATGAGAATTTTATGCAGAAGGCGGGGGCGCATCGCGTGGCGGCCGAGCGAGGCATTATTCTCGTTTGCCCGGATACCAGCCCCCGTGATACGGGTATCGAAAGCGATGATGATCCGCTGTACCTCGGTGCTGGCGCTGGTTTCTATCTCAATGCGACTCAGGCACCGTGGCAGGCCCACTATCGGATGTTTGATTACGTGACGGAAGAGTTGCCAGAATTGATACGCCAGAACTTTCCTGTTGCCAAGCGGTGTTCGATCATGGGCCATTCGATGGGGGGCTTGGGAGCGCTGGTCTGTGGTCTAAGGCTGCGCGATCGCTACTGTGCCATTTCTGCGTTTGCCCCTATGGCACACCCGTCATCCGCCCCTTGGGGGCAGGCTGCATTCAGTGCCTATTTGGGCAATGATCCCACGCTCTGGCTGGATTATGACCCCTGTGTATTGGTGCAGGAAGAGCTGTCTCCCGCTGATGCTATCCCCATTCTCATCGATCAGGGCGATGCCGATCCGTATCTTGATGAGCAGCTGTGCGCTGAAGATTTCCGTGATGCATGCCTGAGTGCCAACTATCCACTGACACTGCGCTATCAGGCTGGCTATGATCACAGCTATTTCTTCGTTGCCTCTTTTATCGAAGAGCATTTGCATCATCATGCCGATGCCTTGTCTAAAGAGGACGATACTTTTTAA
- a CDS encoding glycosyltransferase family 9 protein has translation MQNKKTLRMIKLGLFESLLDYQGLQHVPTTIKSAVIFVARHIGDTMAIYPVVRALQAAKVNSIILVVNPSSYAALAPLKTEGITLHLIDHERNKRAVIAAARKIRRTYGQVDLCVQAMMRNTTATLLFQRTLHAHCNIGLHHCTLHMYVPEVAKQAMAMLATEAPAPFCWAQLMKDAGIADVEARFELPIPQNIERHVRAQIAPYGPYFALNMDASRAIGSLNEETAVRLIQCISDVYGYSVIITCSPSGEEKARRVSQACPSAHIIAPPRSIYHSAAIIKHATAVISPDTSIIHIASAYNRPTLGIYRTEIKAWRPLADHNTVLVTGDDINAIDPAVFARALDEILPQNDVFTVK, from the coding sequence ATGCAAAATAAGAAAACATTGAGAATGATTAAGTTAGGACTATTTGAAAGCCTGCTTGATTATCAAGGATTGCAGCACGTGCCAACAACAATAAAAAGTGCCGTCATTTTTGTGGCCCGTCACATAGGCGACACCATGGCCATATATCCTGTCGTTCGAGCACTGCAGGCGGCCAAGGTCAACTCCATCATCCTTGTAGTCAACCCAAGCTCGTACGCGGCATTGGCACCTCTTAAAACCGAAGGAATTACGTTGCATCTCATTGACCATGAGCGCAACAAGCGTGCAGTCATTGCTGCCGCTCGGAAGATAAGACGCACTTACGGGCAAGTGGATCTATGCGTGCAAGCAATGATGCGAAATACAACGGCAACATTGCTATTCCAACGTACATTGCATGCACACTGCAACATAGGACTGCACCACTGCACGTTACACATGTATGTCCCCGAAGTGGCAAAACAAGCAATGGCAATGCTTGCAACCGAGGCACCCGCACCTTTCTGTTGGGCACAGCTCATGAAAGATGCTGGTATCGCTGATGTCGAGGCTCGCTTTGAACTGCCAATTCCTCAGAATATTGAGCGACACGTTCGCGCCCAGATAGCACCTTACGGGCCTTACTTTGCGCTGAACATGGATGCAAGCCGTGCTATCGGCAGCTTGAATGAAGAAACAGCCGTTCGCCTTATACAATGCATATCCGATGTGTACGGGTATTCCGTTATCATTACTTGCTCTCCGAGTGGCGAAGAGAAAGCACGGCGAGTGTCCCAAGCCTGTCCATCGGCACACATTATTGCACCACCTCGCTCAATTTATCACTCTGCTGCCATTATCAAGCATGCGACAGCCGTCATTTCTCCGGACACATCTATTATTCATATTGCATCGGCCTACAATCGCCCAACCCTCGGCATTTACCGCACAGAAATAAAAGCATGGCGCCCTCTCGCTGATCACAATACAGTGCTCGTCACCGGAGATGACATCAATGCCATTGACCCGGCAGTGTTTGCTCGAGCCCTTGATGAGATTCTACCTCAAAACGATGTTTTCACTGTGAAGTAA
- a CDS encoding cupin domain-containing protein codes for MHYDSNVHRTYHPTPYSGIAYAPLWRNDQGGGHTLLRLETGASLPLHRHPGWEQIHVIEGRLQVNDHILEPGDHLILAGSEAHRVTALAPSIYLALSERAGAEILDGTANVNTTKA; via the coding sequence ATGCACTACGATAGCAACGTCCATCGTACTTACCACCCCACACCGTACTCTGGCATCGCCTACGCTCCGCTGTGGCGTAACGATCAAGGTGGTGGTCATACCTTGCTCAGGCTCGAAACAGGCGCAAGCTTACCGCTACATCGGCACCCAGGCTGGGAACAGATCCACGTCATTGAGGGCCGACTGCAGGTTAACGACCACATCTTGGAACCCGGCGATCACCTGATCCTTGCAGGAAGCGAGGCCCATCGCGTCACCGCACTAGCGCCCAGCATTTACCTCGCCCTGTCCGAACGCGCCGGAGCAGAAATTCTCGACGGTACGGCCAACGTAAACACAACGAAAGCGTAG
- the mtgA gene encoding monofunctional biosynthetic peptidoglycan transglycosylase, whose protein sequence is MTTRIGMLLRSSVRWAIRLIVGWLALCGALILLFRWVPVPFTAVMLEQAFLSRSGWQHQWVPYERISDSLKLAVMASEDQRFPWHHGFDTQQMSDAWQAWREGRSLRGASTISQQTAKNLLLWTHSDWARKGAEVPLTAMMELSWPKRRILEVYLNSAEWDEGVYGAEAAARHYFHTSAQALTTEQAIRLAAVLPAPRVWSPVHPDARVQQRMHWIATQMSLMGGKSYLRTLQ, encoded by the coding sequence ATGACGACTCGGATAGGCATGCTGCTGCGTAGCAGCGTGCGTTGGGCCATTCGGCTGATCGTCGGTTGGCTGGCGCTGTGCGGTGCTTTGATACTACTGTTTCGCTGGGTGCCCGTACCGTTCACTGCTGTGATGCTAGAGCAGGCCTTTCTGTCACGTAGCGGTTGGCAGCATCAGTGGGTTCCCTACGAGCGTATCAGTGATTCGCTCAAGTTGGCTGTCATGGCTTCTGAAGACCAGCGATTCCCGTGGCACCATGGGTTCGATACCCAGCAGATGTCGGATGCTTGGCAGGCATGGCGGGAAGGACGCTCTCTGCGCGGTGCCAGCACTATCAGTCAGCAGACCGCCAAGAATCTGTTGCTGTGGACTCACTCTGACTGGGCCCGCAAGGGGGCGGAAGTACCGCTGACGGCCATGATGGAGCTGAGCTGGCCGAAGCGTCGCATTCTTGAGGTGTACCTGAACAGCGCCGAGTGGGATGAAGGTGTGTACGGCGCAGAAGCCGCTGCGCGCCACTATTTCCATACTTCCGCACAGGCCTTGACTACCGAACAGGCCATACGACTGGCGGCTGTTCTGCCGGCGCCCCGTGTGTGGAGTCCGGTTCATCCCGATGCGCGCGTCCAGCAGCGCATGCACTGGATCGCTACACAGATGAGCCTTATGGGCGGTAAGTCCTATCTGCGCACACTACAATGA
- a CDS encoding S-(hydroxymethyl)glutathione dehydrogenase/class III alcohol dehydrogenase, which translates to MKARAAVAWEANKPLSIEEIDVQGPKEGEVLVRMVATGVCHTDAYTLSGMDPEGRFPAILGHEGGGIVEAVGKGVTSVTVGDHVIPLYTAECRQCKFCLSGKTNLCSAVRATQGIGVMPDGSSRFSLNGKPIYHYMGTSTFSEYTVLPEIALARISKAAPLDKVCLLGCGITTGIGAVHNTAKVEPGATVAVFGLGAIGLSAIQGAVMAKAGRIIAVDINPSRFELARQLGATDCINPQEHSLPIQEVLIDMTDGGVDYSFECIGNVEVMRQALECCHKGWGESIIIGVAGAGQEISTRPFQLVTGRVWRGSAFGGVKGRTELPNYVERYMSGQINIDDFVSHNLPLEQINTAFDLLHQGNGIRTVIHF; encoded by the coding sequence ATGAAAGCGCGAGCTGCAGTGGCTTGGGAAGCGAACAAGCCGCTTTCCATTGAAGAAATTGACGTCCAAGGTCCCAAGGAAGGCGAGGTCTTAGTGCGCATGGTGGCGACGGGTGTTTGCCACACAGATGCTTATACGCTGTCGGGCATGGACCCTGAGGGACGCTTTCCTGCCATTCTGGGGCATGAGGGCGGTGGTATCGTCGAGGCGGTAGGCAAAGGCGTAACGTCTGTGACCGTTGGCGATCATGTTATCCCGCTGTATACCGCGGAATGTCGCCAGTGCAAGTTCTGCCTGTCGGGCAAGACCAATTTGTGCAGTGCTGTCAGGGCTACGCAAGGTATCGGGGTAATGCCGGATGGCTCTTCGCGCTTTTCCCTGAACGGTAAGCCGATCTATCACTATATGGGAACATCTACATTCTCTGAATATACCGTGCTGCCGGAAATAGCGTTGGCTAGGATCAGCAAGGCTGCACCACTGGACAAGGTCTGCCTGCTGGGTTGTGGCATCACGACGGGGATCGGTGCTGTTCATAACACGGCAAAGGTCGAACCCGGCGCGACAGTGGCTGTGTTCGGGCTAGGGGCTATCGGTTTGTCGGCCATTCAAGGGGCCGTGATGGCGAAGGCGGGGCGTATCATTGCCGTTGACATCAATCCCTCGCGTTTCGAACTGGCGCGCCAGCTGGGCGCTACCGACTGCATCAATCCGCAAGAGCACAGTCTGCCGATTCAGGAGGTGCTGATCGACATGACCGACGGTGGAGTGGATTACTCCTTCGAATGTATTGGAAACGTTGAGGTCATGCGGCAGGCGTTGGAATGCTGCCATAAGGGGTGGGGCGAATCTATCATCATTGGCGTTGCGGGGGCCGGGCAGGAAATCTCGACGCGGCCTTTCCAACTGGTGACGGGGCGAGTGTGGCGTGGCAGTGCGTTTGGCGGTGTCAAGGGACGTACCGAACTGCCGAACTATGTTGAGCGCTACATGAGCGGGCAGATCAACATTGATGATTTCGTCAGCCATAACTTGCCGCTTGAACAGATCAACACGGCATTTGACCTATTGCATCAAGGCAACGGTATCCGTACGGTCATACACTTCTAG
- the lpdA gene encoding dihydrolipoyl dehydrogenase, protein MAEKFDVIVIGAGPGGYVAAIRAAQLGLKTACVEKWVNAEGRTVHGGTCLNVGCIPSKALLEASHKFAEARDDFDTFGIEISGVKADVEKMISRKNGIVKTLTGGISGLFKANGVTALEGTAKVLGSGKVEVAHRDGSTAVYETRDIIIASGSVPVDIPPAPVNGDTIVDSSGALDFTAAPKRLGVIGAGVIGLELGSVWSRLGSDVTVLEAMDSFLASADETLAKDAYRILSKQGLNIKLGARVTGSTVAGNEVTVTYTDANGEQQQTFDKLIVCVGRRPYTEQLLSADAGVKVSDRGFIEVDDQCCTNVVGVYAIGDVVRGPMLAHKASEEGVMVADIIAGHKAQMNYDTIPNIIYTAPEIAWVGKTEQEVREAGIAYETGSFPFAASGRAMANNATEGLVKIITDKETDRILGVHILGQQAGEMIAQGVIAMEFGSSAEDLALTCFAHPTLSEAVHEAALAVDGHAIHIPNRKRK, encoded by the coding sequence ATGGCCGAAAAGTTTGACGTTATCGTGATCGGGGCAGGCCCCGGAGGCTATGTAGCCGCCATTCGTGCCGCACAGCTGGGCCTGAAAACGGCCTGTGTCGAGAAGTGGGTCAACGCTGAAGGGCGCACCGTACACGGTGGCACTTGCCTTAATGTAGGCTGTATTCCTTCCAAAGCACTGCTGGAAGCGTCCCACAAGTTTGCAGAAGCGCGTGATGACTTTGATACCTTCGGTATTGAAATCAGTGGCGTGAAAGCCGACGTCGAGAAGATGATTTCCCGCAAGAATGGCATCGTGAAAACGTTGACTGGCGGTATCAGTGGCCTGTTCAAAGCCAATGGCGTTACTGCACTGGAAGGCACGGCCAAGGTGCTGGGCAGTGGCAAGGTTGAAGTGGCCCATCGCGATGGGTCGACGGCTGTCTACGAAACGCGCGACATCATCATCGCCTCTGGCTCGGTACCGGTCGACATTCCGCCGGCACCGGTGAACGGCGACACTATCGTGGATTCTTCCGGTGCACTTGATTTCACGGCAGCCCCGAAACGCTTGGGTGTCATTGGTGCCGGTGTCATCGGTCTTGAATTGGGGTCCGTCTGGTCACGCCTCGGCAGTGACGTTACGGTGCTCGAAGCGATGGATTCGTTCCTGGCATCTGCTGATGAAACGCTGGCGAAAGATGCCTACCGTATCCTGAGCAAGCAGGGCTTAAACATTAAGCTGGGCGCGCGCGTTACCGGCAGTACAGTTGCTGGCAATGAAGTGACCGTCACTTATACGGACGCTAATGGTGAACAGCAGCAGACATTTGACAAACTGATCGTCTGTGTTGGCCGCCGTCCCTATACCGAGCAGTTGCTGAGCGCTGATGCTGGCGTCAAGGTCAGTGACCGCGGCTTCATCGAAGTCGATGATCAGTGCTGTACTAACGTGGTGGGTGTTTATGCCATCGGTGACGTGGTGCGTGGCCCGATGCTGGCCCATAAGGCATCTGAGGAAGGGGTGATGGTGGCGGATATCATCGCGGGTCATAAGGCTCAGATGAACTACGACACCATTCCCAACATCATCTATACCGCGCCTGAGATCGCATGGGTAGGCAAGACGGAGCAGGAAGTGCGTGAGGCGGGGATTGCCTATGAAACAGGCAGTTTCCCGTTTGCCGCAAGCGGCCGTGCCATGGCCAACAATGCCACTGAAGGTCTGGTGAAGATCATCACTGACAAGGAAACGGACCGCATTCTGGGCGTGCACATCCTCGGTCAGCAGGCCGGCGAAATGATCGCACAGGGCGTGATTGCCATGGAATTCGGCTCCAGTGCCGAGGATCTGGCACTGACCTGCTTCGCTCACCCGACGCTGTCAGAAGCCGTACATGAAGCTGCTCTGGCAGTGGATGGACACGCGATCCATATTCCAAATCGCAAACGGAAGTAA
- the tusA gene encoding sulfurtransferase TusA, with the protein MSDGLPTPDAVLDTRGLYCPEPVMMMHNQVRDMAQGQVLAVRATDPATQRDVPNFCRFLGHTLLEEREEGDEFYYLIALKQTD; encoded by the coding sequence ATGAGTGATGGCTTGCCCACGCCAGATGCCGTTTTGGATACCCGCGGGCTTTACTGCCCCGAGCCTGTCATGATGATGCATAATCAGGTGCGGGATATGGCTCAAGGTCAGGTACTGGCGGTTCGCGCAACCGACCCGGCGACCCAGCGTGACGTGCCCAACTTTTGTCGCTTTCTGGGACATACGCTGCTGGAAGAGCGTGAAGAAGGCGATGAATTCTACTACCTCATCGCGCTGAAGCAGACGGATTAG